One Salmo trutta chromosome 12, fSalTru1.1, whole genome shotgun sequence genomic region harbors:
- the LOC115203756 gene encoding protein SET-like: protein MSASAAKVGRKENSNHDGADETSEKEQQEAIEHIDEVQNEIDRLNEQASEEILKVEQKYNKLRQPFFQKRSELIAKIPNFWVTTFVNHPQVSALLGEEDEEALHYLTRVEVTEFEDIKSGYRIDFYFDENPYFENKILSKEFHLNESGDPSSKSTEIKWKAGKDLTKRASQTPNKAGKKRQHEEPESFFTWFTDHSDAGADELGEVVKDDIWPNPLQYYLVPDMDDEEGEGDDDDDDEEGLEDIDEEGDEDEGEEDDEEDGEDDGEDD from the exons ATGTCAGCCTCGGCGGCGAAAGTCGGTAGAAAGGAAAACTCGAATCATGATGGAGCGGACGAGACCTCCG AAAAAGAGCAACAGGAAGCTATTGAACACATTGACGAAGTACAGAATGAAATTGACAG ATTGAACGAACAGGCCAGTGAGGAGATTTTAAAAGTAGAGCAGAAGTACAATAAATTACGCCAGCCATTCTTCCAGAAGCGGTCAGAACTCATAGCAAAAATCCCCAACTTCTGGGTCACAACATTTGTTAACCATCCACAAG TTTCAGCCCTTCTtggtgaggaggatgaggaggcacTTCATTACCTTACCAGGGTGGAGGTGACTGAGTTTGAGGACATCAAGTCGGGTTACAGAATAGATTTT TACTTCGATGAGAACCCGTACTTTGAGAACAAAATTCTCTCCAAAGAGTTTCACTTGAATGAAAGTGGGGACCCATCTTCAAAGTCAACTGAAATCAAATGGAAGGCTGGAAAG GACTTGACAAAGCGTGCCAGCCAAACGCCAAACAAAGCGGGTAAGAAGAGGCAACACGAAGAACCAGAGAGCTTCTTTACCTGGTTCACAGATCACTCCGACGCAGGGGCAGACGAACTAGGAGAGGTCGTCAAGGATGACATCTGGCCCAACCCGTTACAGTATTACCTG GTCCCTGACATGGATGATGAGGAAGGGGAAGGTGATGACGATGATGACGACGAAGAGGGCTTGGAAGACATCGATGAGGAAGGAGATGAGGATGAAGGCGAAGAAGATGACGAAGAGGATGGAGAG GATGACGGCGAGGATGATTAA